The nucleotide sequence AAATCAGGTCGATATCCGGATGTTCAACAATTGGGATGCCGACTCCATTACCTGTTCCGTGGACCAGGTTAATGGCCTGTGGCGGGACACCTGCATCCAGGAAAATTTCAACCAATTTGGTGGCCGTTGCCGGGGGATCACTGGCAGGTTTAAAGACCACCGTGTTGCCAGTGAGAAGGGCCGGAAAAATTTTCCAGGTGGGAATAGCCATTGGGAAATTCCATGGGGAAATAACCCCTGCCACGCCAATCGGAATACGCATGGTCATATTAAATTTATTGGGTAATTCGGAGGGAACGGTATGCCCGAAAAGGCGGCGGCCCTCTCCAAAGGCGTAATAAGCGGTGTCAATGCCTTCCTGCGTGTCTCCGCGTGTTTCTGCAATCACCTTTCCCATTTCGCGGGTCATCAAGCGCGAGATTTCTTCCTTTCGCTCAACCATGATGTCGCCCGCCTTTTTCATAATTTCGGCTCGTACAGGAGCCGGTACCAGGCGCCATTCATTAAAGGCCTTTTTGGCCGCTTTTACAGCCAGGTCAACATCCTCTTTTGAGGATTTTGGGAAAATACCCACAATTTCATCCCAGTTTGCCGGATTACGGTTTTCAAATGTTTCACCCGATTTGGAACCCACCCATTCGCCATTAATAAAATTTTTGTAAATATCAGCCATTTTAGCCTCCGCTCTATTTAGAGATTCTGATTCATCGTTGCTGGGGCTCTCCGCCCTGCACGGATCCAACACGAAACTTTCGATTTCCCCTCATTTTTTGTGTTTTTTCCATAATTGCGGGGGAGTAAGAGTCTAATTTTAAACCTATTAATGATAGCAAAATTTCTTTAAAATGTCAAGTTAATTACTTCCAAGTTTTAACGGGAAAATAAAAAAAGCCAACGAGGAACTCGTTGGCTTTTCGTGGTGGGTAGGAAACGATGCGAGGATCTTATCCCCTTTACTCACCCCCTAAAAAATCGTGAATGATGTGCCGCAATTTTATAATTCCCATCAAGTAGGTTTTTCTTTCTACAGGAATTGAAGCATATCGCCTAAAAAAATCCTTGAGATAAATAAATTCTCCCTTGGCATCCTTTTTGAGCAAATCCGTCGTCAATTGAAAAGCCGTATTTTGCAGGTCAATTTCGTTAAAAAAGGGCTTTTGGGATTTTTCACTGGACTGGATCATACTAAATCGCAAATGAACCAAAATAATTTTGTAGATAATATCGATCCACAAAAGTAAATCAGTTGCCCCCAGCGGGTGATCTGCGATTTGGCCGGTAACTCCCCACTTTCTATGAAAAGGTTTGGTTCTCAACATTAGTAGGCCTCAACTCATTTGCATTGCGCTTTACATAATTATATAACAATATTTATGCCAGAAAAGGATAATTGCCAAACGGGTTCGCCTATTATTAATAATATTAAGGGAATAGGATATGCCCCAATCAAAATGAGCTGAATGCCTCAAAGGGTGAGGTGTAATCTTTTTGCAACATTATCTCCCAAAATGTCAGCAAAAAGAGACAAACATGGGAGAAAGTGAGCGCTACACCATTTTTTTACCAGAACCTGCGGGGGTTTTTCAAGAGGCCGGTTTTAATGTTTTTCAGGATTTTTCGGGGGTGGAGAATAGCTTTTGCGAAATCAACCCTTCACGAGACCATAGATTTGAATTTTCTTGTAAAGATAGGTCCGGGCAATTTTCAAATCCTGTGCTGATTTTGCAACATTCCAATCATTCTTTTCCAGGGTTTTGCTAATAAGGTCTTTCTCGAACGCCTCTTTTGCTTCTTTGAGGCCCCTGTTTAATCTTTGGCTGGTTAGTGCTTTTTCATTGGCATCGGGAAGTTTGGTTTTACGCTCCCAGATGGTCATAAGTTCTTCTTTTGATATGATCTGGGATGACGTCATAATGACCAGTTTCTCGATCAGGTTTTTTAGTTCTCTCACATTTCCAGGCCAGGAATACCGCATGAGAGAATGGATGGCTTCCGATTCAAGGCTTTTTATGGGGATTGAATATTTTCTTGAGAAGAAACGAAAGAAATGTTTCACCAAAATGGGGACGTCGCTTATGCGTGCCCGGAGCGGAGGGGTATGAATGGTAACCACATTGAGTCGGTAGTAGAGGTCTTCACGGAAACGGCCGGCCTTCATCTCATCAGCCAATTTCTTGTTGGTGGCTGCGATAATCCGCGTGTCCACATGAATGGATTGAGTGGAGCCAATTTTCTGGATGACGCCGTCTTCAATTGCATGAAGGACTTTTGCCTGTGCCGTGAGGCTCATATCGCCAATTTCGTCCAAGAAAAGAGTGCCGCCGTTTGCCCGCAAAAACTTTCCTTTATGCTCATTTGTGGCGCCGGTAAAGGCCCCTTTTACATGACCAAATAATTCGTTTTCTATGAGATTTGCGGGAATCGCTGCGCAGTTTACTTCGATAAAAGGTCCGCTGGCCCGGTCGCTTTTCCGATGAATGGCCCGGGCAACCAATTCCTTTCCGGTGCCATTTTCGCCCAAAATCAGAACGCGACTGTTGGTTTTTGCAACCAGCTCGATGCTCTCTTTAAGCGTTTGAATTTCCTGACTTTCTCCCACAATACTTTCCTGAATGTCCGCCTTTTTCCGAAGCTCAATGTTTTCCACAATAAGGCGTTTTCGTTCAAGGCAATTCTTGATGGCAAGCAGCAAGCGTTCGTTCGGGAAGGGGCGGATGAGAAAATCATATGCTCCGAGCCGCATGCATTGAATAATTTCTTCGGTGTCACTGGTATCTGACATCATGATGATATCGACCGGAATCCCATTATTTCGAATGCTTCGGAGAACCGTTGTCCCATTACCATTGCTAATTCCGGTTGAAAGCATCAGAATATCAACGGCTTGATCATGCAAAAAATCAATCAGGTCGTGAGGATCCGAATAGGCAAAAACAATAAAATCTTGTTTTTCCAGGAATTCCTTCAATTGGGCTTGAAGGGTTGGGTTGTCTTCGCCGATTAATAAAACTTCCCCTGCCATCTGGGTCGCCCTTTATTTTATGCGTATGAATTCAATTCTCCGGTTTTGTGCACGTCCCCTTTGGGTTGCATTGCTTGCAATCGGATCGTCCTCGCCATAACCGATGGCACGAATGCGTCGGGGGGAGATTCCCCGGTTCACAAGATATTGTTTAACGGCTTCTGCCCGCTTTTGGGAAAGCCGCAGGTTAAAGGCGCGGGAGCCGACGCTGTCGGTGTAGCCGCGGATTTCAACCTCGACGTCGGGGTTTTGGGCCAGAGATTCATAGACCGTGTCCAAAATAGCATAAGAATCGGGTGTCAGGTAAGCGCTTCCGCTCTGAAAACGAACACCTTTGAGAATAATACGGCCGCCCTTTTTGAGCATGGGTTTGGGTTTTTCATCCGGACAGCCGTCGTCATCCTGATAGCCGTTGATGGTTTCCGCGGCGTTCGGGCACTTATCCCGGACATCGGGGATGCCATCTTGATCATTATCGAGATCAGGGACGCCGTCTTTGTCCTGAAAGCCGTCGAAATCTTCTGGCTGATTAATTGCTTTGTCCAGCGAATCGGGGATGCCGTCCTTGTCATTGTCGTAATCGGGGCATCCGTCGGTATCCTGAAAACCATCGAAATCCTCTGCCTTATTGGGGCACCGGTCCAGACTATCCGGGATACCATCGCCATCGTTATCGTAATCCGGCTCGCCATCGTAGTCTTCATAATTATCAAAATCTTCCGGATGCGTTGGATCGACATCCAATCGGTCTTCGATTCCATCTCCGTCAGTATCGCGATAGCCGGTGTTGTAAAATCGAAATTCAATTCCGGCTTCCACAATTCCCCGATTGTCGTCGGCGGGTCCTCCATCGAAGCTTAAGCCGATGGTGTCGTCATTTCCTTTAAAAATATAGTGGAATCTAAAAAATAAGGACGTGCCCACCTTGTCGGAAAAGATTTTTTCCAATCCAAAGCCTGCAACTAATGTGCCATTTACAATGTCTCCCCGCCCGGGAATGCTTTCTCCCCGTTCCAGGGGTGATGTTGTATTGGAAATATCCCGGATTTCCCAATCCAGAATTCCTCCCCCAACTGAAAAAAACGGGCGAAAAGATTCGTCCGGGAACGGGATGTACACCAATTGTGTCCAGACCGGCATGAGTAGCGTATGGTAATGGCTGATGTGGGTAAACTGGGATCCGCCGGAATTTCGCGGATACACCCACCCATAGGATGCATTCAGATCAACAGCCAAGCGGCCGGAAAATCCATAACGAACAGACAGGCCGGCCCACGGTTCAATTGTGGACAGATCGGTTTGACCGAGCACCATTTTTACCGGGCCGCCGGTGAAACCAACACCCCATCGATGGCTGAGATTCTGAGAAAATGTGAGGGTCGCTGTTAATAAAATTGGGAAAAGAATAACGCCAATCATTCGGAAAAAGATATGCGCTTTCATGTTTTTCTCCCTTTCTTGTGAAAAATTTGATACAAGTGTATCATCAGTGAACGAAAAAATCCCCTTGAAAAAAGGGTTTAACATCTGACATGAAATTTAAATTTGACATCCGGAAGATTTTTTCTTATTTAATTATTGAGTTCCCTCACCATAAAGAAATAATTTATTAACCGCAGAAACAGTTTTCGTTTGATATAAGAATTCTTGGTACTTTTCAGAAGTTGTATCCATTTTCCCCAGCCCTTATAAAAAGAGCGGCGCAGGGGAGCACCCATTCACAAATGCTGAATCTGCCAGAGGGGGTCGGTTCAATCATTGCAAACTCCGTTAAAGCATCTCGGCGATAAGGATATCCCCAGCAAGGCCGTTTCAGGCATAAAAATTGCTGTCTTCTTCTTAGATTCTTTCATTATGATAAAATTTCAGGAGGATTAAAAATGAAAACCTTGAACAAAGGTATCCTATTTCTGGTTATTGGTTTTTTGATTGCAAGCACGAGCTTTGCTGAGAACCAGAGAAAATACGGCATTGGTTTCGACAGTGGTTTTCAGCGTATTCAAGGCGGATCGCCCACCAACTATTTTAGCGCTGTTTACGGCTTGTACGGCGTCTACAATTTGGGTCCCAAGTATTCCATCCATTTGCGGGCCAGCTATGGAAAGCTGGAAAGCAATAATGGGGGGTATTATTGGTCCTCGCTGACGCCGATAGAGGCCTTTTTTTCTTACAAAATTCTGCGTACACCAAAATTCGAGCCGGCCGTCCATTTTGGCGTGGCTGCCTATCGCTTCACAAATGCCACATTTGCCCCCAAACATTATTATGACGGAGCCGTTTTTCCCGGTATTGATATTCAATATTATCCGTTTCCGAATGTTTCCGTACTTTTTTCGGCAGATTTTAAGCTGACAACGGGAAAAGAATTGGACAATGCACCGACCGTTCGCGACGGCTACGCGGTGATCCGGGGCGGCTTGACCTATTATTGGCTAAAACAATCGGAGAAAAAGCGATTCCGCCCGAAGAAAAAATTGCCCGCGCCCGGTACACAAGTCGTGTCAAAGAACAATCAGAAAACACGCGTTCAAAATCCGCAGGCATCTGCAGGCAATGAAGAAGATGTGTATCTCAAAGTTGTCGAATTGAAATCAACCATCGATAATCTTGAGCAAAAACTGAAACAGAAACAGGCGCAAATTGATGAACTTAAGGTTTTATTGAATATTAAGAAAGACAAAATCGCCATATTGGATTCAAAAGTAAAGAATCTGCAAACTCAGGTGGCAAGCGGCCAACCCTATTCTCCGGAGAAAAATGCCCAATTTACACGCTCCAACACAATACCTCAACGAGGGAAGGCAGTTCGTGCATCCGCGAACATCGGTTTCAGACAGGCGTATA is from Calditrichota bacterium and encodes:
- the ybgF gene encoding tol-pal system protein YbgF, whose amino-acid sequence is MKTLNKGILFLVIGFLIASTSFAENQRKYGIGFDSGFQRIQGGSPTNYFSAVYGLYGVYNLGPKYSIHLRASYGKLESNNGGYYWSSLTPIEAFFSYKILRTPKFEPAVHFGVAAYRFTNATFAPKHYYDGAVFPGIDIQYYPFPNVSVLFSADFKLTTGKELDNAPTVRDGYAVIRGGLTYYWLKQSEKKRFRPKKKLPAPGTQVVSKNNQKTRVQNPQASAGNEEDVYLKVVELKSTIDNLEQKLKQKQAQIDELKVLLNIKKDKIAILDSKVKNLQTQVASGQPYSPEKNAQFTRSNTIPQRGKAVRASANIGFRQAYKEALKEFNSRRYKKAIQDFSLLIQTNPNHPLASNCHYWIGESYYALKNYQKAKSAFESVLSYQKTYKREPALLMLGLSYLRLGDKEQAKEQLSTLVRKYPHSVYAKKAKRLLKRIERASIS
- a CDS encoding aldehyde dehydrogenase family protein; protein product: MADIYKNFINGEWVGSKSGETFENRNPANWDEIVGIFPKSSKEDVDLAVKAAKKAFNEWRLVPAPVRAEIMKKAGDIMVERKEEISRLMTREMGKVIAETRGDTQEGIDTAYYAFGEGRRLFGHTVPSELPNKFNMTMRIPIGVAGVISPWNFPMAIPTWKIFPALLTGNTVVFKPASDPPATATKLVEIFLDAGVPPQAINLVHGTGNGVGIPIVEHPDIDLI
- a CDS encoding sigma-54-dependent Fis family transcriptional regulator, which gives rise to MAGEVLLIGEDNPTLQAQLKEFLEKQDFIVFAYSDPHDLIDFLHDQAVDILMLSTGISNGNGTTVLRSIRNNGIPVDIIMMSDTSDTEEIIQCMRLGAYDFLIRPFPNERLLLAIKNCLERKRLIVENIELRKKADIQESIVGESQEIQTLKESIELVAKTNSRVLILGENGTGKELVARAIHRKSDRASGPFIEVNCAAIPANLIENELFGHVKGAFTGATNEHKGKFLRANGGTLFLDEIGDMSLTAQAKVLHAIEDGVIQKIGSTQSIHVDTRIIAATNKKLADEMKAGRFREDLYYRLNVVTIHTPPLRARISDVPILVKHFFRFFSRKYSIPIKSLESEAIHSLMRYSWPGNVRELKNLIEKLVIMTSSQIISKEELMTIWERKTKLPDANEKALTSQRLNRGLKEAKEAFEKDLISKTLEKNDWNVAKSAQDLKIARTYLYKKIQIYGLVKG
- a CDS encoding OmpA family protein, whose amino-acid sequence is MKAHIFFRMIGVILFPILLTATLTFSQNLSHRWGVGFTGGPVKMVLGQTDLSTIEPWAGLSVRYGFSGRLAVDLNASYGWVYPRNSGGSQFTHISHYHTLLMPVWTQLVYIPFPDESFRPFFSVGGGILDWEIRDISNTTSPLERGESIPGRGDIVNGTLVAGFGLEKIFSDKVGTSLFFRFHYIFKGNDDTIGLSFDGGPADDNRGIVEAGIEFRFYNTGYRDTDGDGIEDRLDVDPTHPEDFDNYEDYDGEPDYDNDGDGIPDSLDRCPNKAEDFDGFQDTDGCPDYDNDKDGIPDSLDKAINQPEDFDGFQDKDGVPDLDNDQDGIPDVRDKCPNAAETINGYQDDDGCPDEKPKPMLKKGGRIILKGVRFQSGSAYLTPDSYAILDTVYESLAQNPDVEVEIRGYTDSVGSRAFNLRLSQKRAEAVKQYLVNRGISPRRIRAIGYGEDDPIASNATQRGRAQNRRIEFIRIK